In Thalassospira sp. TSL5-1, the following are encoded in one genomic region:
- a CDS encoding sugar ABC transporter substrate-binding protein, translated as MKMKKTLTAIATATLAFAGLATASTSAQAEGENFVLISHAPDSDSWWNVIKNAIKVAGDQMDVNVEYRNPPTGDLADMARIVQQTAASNPDGIIVTIADFNVLKGPVEDAIAKGIPVITINSGTVEQSHELGALMHVGQPEYDAGFGAGKRMAAKGVKSFLCVNHYITNPASVERCRGFAEAIGTDLGDQMIDTGLDPSEVKNKVSAYLNAHQDVGAILALGPNSAEPTLDALRELGMNGAIPFGTFDLSAKIADGIKKGDIDFAIDQQPYLQGYLPVVILTNYVRYGVLPSGDINSGPGFITKDNIGLVEKYAGEYR; from the coding sequence ATGAAGATGAAAAAGACACTAACCGCCATTGCCACCGCAACGCTGGCATTTGCCGGGCTGGCAACCGCATCCACATCCGCCCAGGCGGAAGGCGAAAATTTTGTTTTAATCAGCCATGCGCCGGATTCCGATAGCTGGTGGAACGTGATCAAGAACGCCATCAAGGTTGCGGGCGACCAGATGGATGTGAATGTTGAATATCGCAACCCGCCGACCGGCGATTTGGCCGATATGGCACGCATCGTCCAGCAAACCGCCGCTTCCAACCCCGATGGCATCATTGTGACCATCGCCGATTTCAACGTGCTGAAAGGCCCGGTCGAAGACGCCATCGCCAAGGGCATTCCGGTCATCACCATCAATTCCGGCACGGTTGAACAGTCCCACGAGCTGGGCGCGTTGATGCATGTTGGTCAGCCGGAATATGATGCCGGTTTTGGCGCTGGCAAGCGCATGGCGGCCAAGGGTGTTAAATCCTTCCTGTGTGTGAACCACTACATCACCAACCCGGCATCGGTTGAACGCTGCCGTGGCTTTGCCGAAGCCATTGGCACCGATCTGGGCGACCAGATGATTGATACCGGCCTGGACCCGTCGGAAGTGAAAAACAAGGTTTCGGCCTATCTGAATGCCCATCAGGATGTTGGCGCGATTTTGGCCCTGGGTCCGAACTCTGCCGAGCCGACCCTGGATGCCCTGCGCGAACTGGGCATGAATGGCGCCATTCCGTTTGGCACCTTTGACCTGTCGGCCAAGATTGCCGATGGCATCAAAAAGGGCGATATCGACTTTGCCATTGACCAGCAACCTTACCTGCAGGGCTACCTGCCGGTCGTGATCCTGACCAATTATGTCCGCTATGGCGTTCTGCCGTCAGGCGACATCAATTCGGGCCCGGGTTTCATCACCAAGGACAATATCGGCCTGGTCGAGAAATATGCGGGCGAATACCGCTAA